Proteins encoded by one window of Microplitis demolitor isolate Queensland-Clemson2020A chromosome 6, iyMicDemo2.1a, whole genome shotgun sequence:
- the LOC103574152 gene encoding thyrotropin-releasing hormone-degrading ectoenzyme-like yields MENLLPVGNYSLKLRWNYYNYSQETGLFRVMNYNKSSTPTYIVMGTKNLRLIKARNLFPCWDEPIYKAEFEISLKHPKNLTALSNMPVKNNYVTEDKNIVTCFNKTPRLSPHSIGVAITNYPVTHSVIMTGKEDGCINNLGLIFYKNKLHGISSKPLSPLVLYQNKEFQDLKVTTALTLQWFTEIVTPIDFNYLWLFLAIGHNTAAKINDQMYQKLRRMEMQVMEIFDYHFDLEFKSLPPMSEISAGDQSYISQNSKKYLYIKGITLMLMLEHTVTTSEVYQTGLQNYLKNNLFKTATLDDLWNSLQHAYNNRFKNSPRNIKNIIDCWVQQPGYPIINITRNYDTGFLRITQKNVLKNFDNSTWIIPLNYAIKSNPKLPLQDSLFWITDKETTVFLTELKSDDWIIFNVQQFGHYRVNYDSENWKRIIDYLNSDNYDKINPINRGVVISEIEEIYNNNNDLEKLINLLWYLRRERDIIPLMKAVGPLNTVSKIMTIDRKIINSYINNILSPIISYLNNEYENNEYFYYTAYLRLQFLRLYCPINYEKCKSLANRIYNELISNSTEKRHLDEYFYSWSLCIAIRDFNEKQVDYFFSSEFPLLRRNPSDKFMYLHCIKNYTIIKNHFARALSTYAIIFPKKIIEFVDTFIFDNKFTGDIEFLLDYFINNYTDLEGRFSSEDSREIIPSLILRLNTLIAGIKQWEKLKAFIESRASELNDRYPVFKNNIIQELMLHQSLYLQNNIKYSGIIMKTMSKE; encoded by the exons ATGGAGAATTTACTTCCAGTAGGCAattatagtttaaaattacggtggaattattataattattcacaaGAAACTGGATTGTTCCGAGTTATGAATTACAATAAATCATCTACTCCcac atacatTGTTATGGGTACTAAGAATCTGCGATTAATCAAGGCCCGTAATTTATTCCCGTGTTGGGATGAGCCTATTTACAAAgctgaatttgaaatttcacttAAACATCCCAAAAATTTAACTGCACTATCAAATATGccggttaaaaataattatgtcacCGAGGACAAAAACATTGTCACTTGTTTCAATAAAACCCCCCGATTATCACCGCATTCAATTGGCGTTGCAATTACAAATTACCCTGTAACGc ATTCAGTAATTATGACAGGAAAAGAAGATGGATGCATAAATAATTTGGGTCTTATATTCTACAAgaacaa ATTACACGGAATATCTTCGAAACCATTATCTCCGCTTGTTCTCTATCAAAACAAAGAGTTTCAGGACCTGAAAGTTACTACGGCATTGACTCTTCAATGGTTTACAGAAATAGTTACTCCTAttgatttcaattatttatggtTATTTTTGGCTATTGGTCATAATACTGCTGCTAAAATAAATGATCAG ATGTATCAAAAATTACGCAGAATGGAAATGCAAGTTATGGAAATTTTCGACTATCATTTTGATCTAGAGTTTAAATCATTACCTCCAATGTCAGAGATATCTGCTGGTGACCAATCATACATAagtcaaaattcaaaaaaatatttatacataaaaggAATTACATTAATGCTAATGCTAGAACACACTGTTACTACTTCAGAGGTTTATCAAACTGGATTACaaaattatcttaaaaataa tttatttaaaacagctACTTTGGATGATTTGTGGAACAGCTTACAACATGCTTATAATAATAGGTTCAAAAACAGTccaagaaatataaaaaacataattgaTTGTTGGGTACAACAGCCGGGTTATCCTATTATCAATATTACAAGAAACTATGACACAGGTTTCCTAagaattactcaaaaaaatgttttaaagaACTTTGACAATTCTACTTGGATTATTCCATTAAATTATGCTATAAAATCAAATCCTAAGTTGCCATTACAAGATTCTTTATTTTGGATAACCGATAAAGAAACGACTGTATTTTTGACGGAACTTAAATCCGATGACTGGATCATTTTTAATGTTCAACAATTTG GCCACTATAGAGTAAATTACGACAGCGAAAATTGGAAACGTATAATCGATTATCTCAACTCAGATaactatgataaaataaatccaatAAATCGCGGAGTTGTTATCAGTGAGATTGAAGagatttataacaataataatgatttagaAAAACTAATCAACTTACTATGGTACCTCAGACGAGAACGGGATATTATACCTTTGATGAAAGCTGTCGGACCTTTGAATACtgtttcaaaaataatgacgattgacagaaaaataatcaacagtTATATAAACAACATTTTGAGTCCGATAATCAGTTACCTTAATAATGAATACGagaataatgaatatttttactacacGGCGTATTTAAGATTACAGTTTTTACGATTATACTGTCCGATTAATTACGAAAAATGTAAATCACTAGCTAACAGAATTTATAATGAACTAATTAGTAATTCGACAGAAAAACG acatctagatgaatatttttattcttggtCGCTGTGTATTGCAATCAGAGATTTCAATGAAAAAcaagttgattattttttttcttcagagTTTCCATTATTACGACGTAACCCCtcagataaatttatgtacttacactgtataaaaaattatacaattatcaaaaatcattttgCCAGGGCTCTATCAACTTAcgcaataatttttccaaaaaaaattatagaatttgttgatacttttatttttgataataaatttacaggCGACATTGAATTTCTAttggattattttattaataactacaCGGATCTTGAGGGgag ATTTTCAAGCGAAGACAGCAGAGAAATAATTCCGTCCCtaattttacgattaaataCATTAATCGCAGGGATAAAACAGTGGGAAAAA ttgaaAGCGTTCATTGAATCACGAGCATCAGAACTTAATGATCGATACccagtttttaaaaacaatattatccAAGAATTAATGTTGCACCAATCACTATATCTtcagaataatattaaatatagtggtattataatgaaaacaatgTCGAAAGAATAA
- the LOC103573887 gene encoding protein PAT1 homolog 1, whose translation MADSFFGFDTSVPGGGLDDAIECPLDEDDIIEEDEYDALNDETFGLATDDDWEKNHEQLAQIAESTRLQKQLINNKNGIDVDIEGSLSHLVLDEKDGIVPRPGVWDSPSNLPIVPPNPPLSVALKNVCTVEELERGLMRPPPGLVKPSTPQPTNINTNNINTTTINQPQPQQLPVPRPGGQFPLDYPTINDHISANLRANILNNMPPRFPPGLSMPGQHPVILPPNVRLSNAQLLQNTRPLAGNPAAAAAAAAAANLLRYPLPPHLMIAHNNQRQPMHGNFPVGNFPQPPRPNLPPPQFMRPEHPLMSPFPNNLPNHHQHHQQQHLHQLQHQHQQHQQQNQHQQNQHQQQHHHQQQQQHQLSINQRNHNRSSYQTNDQSSSNNQPFFKNNQHWNQNRNNQRYHHHNNHHVNGYNENGEYDEYAGMMSNREKQWLTNIQLMQHNTNQPYFDDYYYTVFCDRQNKKNNENSDNHKDKKQNNKNGYRDRDNKDQSQHILTKVVYTPTQFENSLGKLQCGSVTAPRKIIDMDVVPNSDPQQNQQAQQKDMKKARQRLLEIERLYTVQLKLEDVNNPLALLAEQQALQQQQQQQQETDQETESKPVKKTAAELINIMLTSILQLLREDKLSSILSIRKGKTLLLRFLPFLSVTEYTQQLGEFWVGFIRGLAVISRRDANYLVRFFPEFHRWIETIDDFYILLRLAKGFLESVNQPNKNNNSLALAVTNKFGVSVLASLLERAETLYPNDEDGLSSEWSTFILTLADIIGSSPPSVAPCQPIPANTLNEHLQRIRGLTIERYAPLESLLTDANPSL comes from the exons atggCTGACTCTTTTTTCGGGTTTGACACATCCGTACca gGTGGTGGTTTAGATGATGCTATAGAATGTCCGTTAGACGAGGACGATATCATCGAAGAAGATGAGTACGATGCGTTAAATGATGAAACATTCGGTCTAGCTACCGATGATGATTGGGAGAAAAATCATGAGCAATTAGCACAGATTGCTGAGTCGACGAGAttacaaaaacaattaatcaACAACAAa aATGGCATTGACGTGGACATTGAAGGAAGTCTTTCGCATTTGGTATTGGACGAGAAAGATGGCATTGTCCCGCGACCAGGTGTATGGGACAGTCCATCAAATTTGCCAATTGTCCCGCCAAACCCACCTCTCTCCGTGGCCTTGAAAAATGTTTGCACTGTAGAAGAACTAGAACGTGGTTTAATGAGACCACCACCAGGCTTAGTAAAACCTTCAACACCTCAACCAACAAACATAAACacaaacaatataaatacaaCAACGATAAATCAACCGCAGCCCCAACAATTACCAGTACCTAGACCCGGTGGTCAATTTCCACTAGATTATCCAACTATAAATGATCATATATCTGCTAATTTACGTGCTAACATCCTAAATAATATGCCGCCAAGATTTCCACCTGGACTATCAATGCCCGGTCAGCATCCGGTCATCCTGCCACCGAACGTGCGACTGTCAAACGCACAACTGTTGCAAAACACTCGGCCACTCGCTGGGAATCCAGCCGCTGCTGCAGCTGCCGCTGCAGCAGCGAACTTACTAAGATATCCTCTGCCTCCGCATTTAATGATAGCTCACAACAATCAGCGGCAACCAATGCATGGTAATTTTCCAGTTGGTAATTTTCCTCAACCGCCTCGACCCAATTTACCTCCACCCCAATTTATGCGGCCAGAACATCCTCTTATGTCTCCTTTTCCTAATAATCTACCGAATCACCATCAGCACCACCAGCAGCAGCATCTTCATCAACTTCAACATCAGCACCAGCAACATCAACAACAAAACCAACATCAGCAAAATCAACATCAACAGCAGCATCACcatcaacaacagcagcaacatcAACTATCCATCAATCAACGGAACCACAACCGATCATCCTATCAAACAAATGATCAATCCTCATCAAACAATCAGCCGTTCTTTAAAAACAACCAGCACTGGAATCAGAACCGTAACAATCAGAGGTACCatcatcataataatcatcatGTCAATGGTTACAATGAAAACGGGGAATACGACGAGTACGCAGGTATGATGAGCAATCGTGAGAAGCAATGGCTGACAAATATACAATTGATGCAGCACAATACCAACCAGCCGTActttgatgattattattacacaGTATTTTGCGACCGtcagaataagaaaaataacgaGAACTCGGATAACCATAaggataaaaaacaaaataataaaaatggttaCCGCGATAGAGACAACAAGGATCAGTCACAGCACATACTTACTAAAGTTGTTTATACACCAACGCAGTTTGAAAATTCACTGGGTAAATTGCAGTGCGGAAGTGTCACTGCTCCACGGAAAATAATAGACATGGATGTGGTGCCCAACAGCGATCCGCAACAGAACCAACAGGCGCAGCAGAAGGACATGAAGAAGGCGCGGCAAAGATTGTTGGAGATAGAACGTCTGTATACGGTACAGTTGAAGCTTGAAGATGTCAACAATCCGTTGGCTTTATTGGCTGAACAACAAGCTctgcagcagcaacaacagcagcagcaggagACGGATCAAGAAACTGAAAGTAAACCGGTTAAAAAAACGGCGGCggaacttataaatattatgctTACGTCAATACTGCAGTTGCTAAGGGAGGATAAATTGTCGAGTATTTTGAGCATCAGAAAGGGAAAAACTTTGTTGCTGCGTTTTTTGCCGTTTCTCAGTGTCACTGAGTACACTCAGCAACTTGGGGAATTTTGGGTCGGATTCATTCGCGGTCTTGCTGTTATAAGCCGTCGGGACGCTAATTATCTGGTGCGATTTTTTCCCGAGTTTCATAGATGGATTGAGACGattgatgatttttatattttactacgTTTGGCTAAAGGCTTTTTAGAATCTGTTAATCAgccgaataaaaataacaatagttTGGCTTTGGCTGTTACAAATAAG TTTGGAGTATCTGTGTTAGCCTCGTTATTAGAAAGAGCCGAAACTTTGTATCCAAATGATGAGGACGGATTGTCTAGTGAATGGtcaacatttatattaacacTTGCAGATATTATCGGATCATCGCCACCGAGTGTTGCACCGTGTCAACCGATTCCCGCTAATACACTTAATGAACACTTGCAAAGAATTCGTGGTCTTACAATTGAGAGGTATGCGCCATTAGAATCTTTATTAACAGACGCTAATCCATCTCTATAG